Proteins co-encoded in one Carassius gibelio isolate Cgi1373 ecotype wild population from Czech Republic chromosome A15, carGib1.2-hapl.c, whole genome shotgun sequence genomic window:
- the rxfp2b gene encoding relaxin receptor 2b isoform X1, with protein sequence MRSVQFAAVFTSDLYLIWILFTTSITTIKGAGLEHRSSEDCPLGHFPCGNMSICLPQVLHCNGQNDCPNGADEDNCGDNSGWADLFDRTFKRVHPQDLATDCQVEQYPDRCRCINTEIHCVHVSLRSIPQVSSNVTSLSLKSNKIRVLPDEAFIKYIKLQRLFLQDNCISTVSIHAFSGLYKLQKLSLSQNCISLLSPGVFSDLHKLKWLILDDNPITTITANTFTGLSSLFFLSMVNTCLEQLPPARLCTHMPFLSWLDFEGNCIKTLGSSTLLGCEHLTVLSLRANLIKSLPENTLSLRTMEDLDLSSNLIKELPVSIFKDLPSLQILNLSQNPLDHIHPDQFKQLIQLQSLGLEGVEIPNIQTSMFRPMYNLSYIYFKKFQYCSYAPHVRKCKPNSDGLSSFEDLLANVVLRVSVWVMAFITCFGNLFVIGMRTVLRAENNLHALCIKVLCCADCLMGVYLFFVGVFDMKFRGEYNKNAKLWMDSLECRVIGFLAMLSSEVSVMMLTYLTMEKFLVIVFPFSHLRPSKCQTFTILTSIWLLGISIAAVPLLNEEMFGNYYGHNGVCFPLHSEGLEKPIAKGYSTGIFLGLNLVAFLIIVVSYSSMFYSIYKTGINATELRGRLHRDVAMAHRFFFIVFSDALCWIPIFLVKILSLLEVKIPGTITSWVVIFVLPINSALNPILYTLTTSFFREQVELLWCHWHRRPRLRQDRKSLTNSVIHTDPSRSSFYHHSYNPQTSILDIDDRYR encoded by the exons ATGAGATCGGTTCAGTTTGCTGCTGTTTTTACATCGGATTTATATTTGATATGGATTTTATTCACTACATCAATAACAACAATCAAAG GAGCAGGTCTGGAGCACAGGTCTTCAGAAGACTGTCCACTGGGTCACTTTCCATGTGGCAATATGAGCATCTGTCTGCCACAGGTACTGCACTGCAATGGCCAAAACGACTGTCCCAACGGAGCTGATGAGGACAACTGTG GAGATAACAGTGGCTGGGCAGATCTCTTCGACCGGACTTTTAAAAGGGTTCATCCACAAGATCTTGCTACAGACTGCC AAGTGGAGCAGTACCCTGATCGCTGCCGGTGCATTAACACTGAGATCCACTGTGTGCATGTCAGCTTGAGATCCATTCCTCAGGTGTCATCGAATGTTACCTCCCT GTCATTGAAGAGCAACAAGATTCGTGTCTTACCTGATGAGGCTTTCATCAAATACATAAAACTACAGAGGCT GTTTCTCCAGGATAACTGCATTAGTACTGTTTCCATTCATGCTTTTAGTGGTCTATATAAGCTGCAAAAACT ATCTTTGAGCCAGAATTGCATCTCCTTGCTGTCTCCTGGAGTGTTCAGTGATCTTCATAAACTCAAGTGGTT GATTTTGGATGACAATCCCATAACAACCATTACAGCCAACACATTTACTGGCCTGAGTTCCCTCTTCTTCCT GTCAATGGTGAACACCTGTCTAGAGCAGCTTCCACCCGCCAGACTCTGCACTCATATGCCCTTTCTCAGCTGGCT GGATTTCGAGGGAAACTGTATTAAAACTTTGGGCTCGTCAACTTTACTCGGTTGTGAACATCTGACTGTGCT GTCACTGAGAGCCAACCTCATCAAGAGTCTGCCAGAGAACACCTTGTCTCTGCGTACGATGGAAGACCT gGATCTGTCCAGTAACTTGATAAAGGAACTTCCAGTCAGTATATTCAAAGATTTACCCTCACTGCAGATTCT GAATCTGTCCCAAAACCCACTGGACCACATCCACCCAGACCAGTTTAAGCAACTAATTCAGCTCCAGTCTCT GGGCCTGGAGGGAGTGGAGATCCCAAATATCCAGACAAGCATGTTCCGCCCCATGTATAACCTCTCCTACAT ATATTTCAAGAAGTTCCAGTACTGCTCTTATGCCCCACATGTCCGGAAGTGTAAACCGAACTCAGACGGACTCTCGTCTTTTGAAGATCTGCTTGCTAATGTGGTTCTCCGTGTGTCCGTGTGGGTCATGGCTTTTATCACCTGCTTTGGAAACCTCTTTGTCATCGGGATGCGGACAGTCCTGCGGGCTGAGAACAACCTGCATGCTCTCTGCATCAAGGTTTTGTGCT GTGCAGATTGCCTGATGGGGGTCTATCTTTTTTTTGTGGGGGTCTTTGATATGAAGTTCCGTGGCGAGTACAACAAGAATGCTAAGCTGTGGATGGACAGCCTGGAGTGTCGCGTCATCGGCTTCCTGGCTATGCTCTCCTCTGAGGTTTCCGTCATGATGCTCACTTATTTGACCATGGAGAAGTTCCTTGTCATCGTTTTTCCTTTCAGCCACCTGCGACCGAGCAAATGCCAAACGTTCACCATTTTAACTTCTATATGGCTGCTGGGTATCTCTATAGCTGCAGTGCCTCTGCTTAATGAGGAGATGTTTGGGAATTATTACGGACACAATGGAGTGTGTTTCCCTCTTCACTCTGAAGGTCTGGAAAAGCCCATCGCAAAGGGATATTCCACTGGAATTTTTCTTG GACTTAACCTGGTGGCCTTCCTCATCATTGTCGTGTCCTACTCCAGCATGTTTTACTCCATCTATAAGACTGGCATCAATGCCACTGAGCTGCGTGGACGGCTGCACAGGGATGTGGCAATGGCACACCGCTTTTTCTTCATCGTGTTCTCTGATGCCCTCTGCTGGATTCCCATTTTCCTGGTCAAAATCCTCTCCCTGCTGGAAGTTAAGATACCAG GAACAATAACGTCATGGGTAGTGATTTTTGTGCTCCCCATCAACAGTGCCCTGAATCCCATCCTGTACACTCTGACCACCAGTTTCTTCAGAGAGCAGGTGGAACTTTTATGGTGTCATTGGCATAGACGGCCAAGACTCAGACAGGACCGCAAGAGCCTCACCAACTCTGTTATCCACACTGACCCCTCGAGGTCTTCTTTCTACCATCACAGCTACAACCCACAGACATCTATCTTAGACATAGATGACAGGTATAGGTGA
- the rxfp2b gene encoding relaxin receptor 2b isoform X4 — protein sequence MDFIHYINNNNQRSRSGAQVFRRLSTGSLSMWQYEHLSATGDNSGWADLFDRTFKRVHPQDLATDCQVEQYPDRCRCINTEIHCVHVSLRSIPQVSSNVTSLSLKSNKIRVLPDEAFIKYIKLQRLFLQDNCISTVSIHAFSGLYKLQKLSLSQNCISLLSPGVFSDLHKLKWLILDDNPITTITANTFTGLSSLFFLSMVNTCLEQLPPARLCTHMPFLSWLDFEGNCIKTLGSSTLLGCEHLTVLSLRANLIKSLPENTLSLRTMEDLDLSSNLIKELPVSIFKDLPSLQILNLSQNPLDHIHPDQFKQLIQLQSLGLEGVEIPNIQTSMFRPMYNLSYIYFKKFQYCSYAPHVRKCKPNSDGLSSFEDLLANVVLRVSVWVMAFITCFGNLFVIGMRTVLRAENNLHALCIKVLCCADCLMGVYLFFVGVFDMKFRGEYNKNAKLWMDSLECRVIGFLAMLSSEVSVMMLTYLTMEKFLVIVFPFSHLRPSKCQTFTILTSIWLLGISIAAVPLLNEEMFGNYYGHNGVCFPLHSEGLEKPIAKGYSTGIFLGLNLVAFLIIVVSYSSMFYSIYKTGINATELRGRLHRDVAMAHRFFFIVFSDALCWIPIFLVKILSLLEVKIPGTITSWVVIFVLPINSALNPILYTLTTSFFREQVELLWCHWHRRPRLRQDRKSLTNSVIHTDPSRSSFYHHSYNPQTSILDIDDRYR from the exons ATGGATTTTATTCACTACATCAATAACAACAATCAAAG GAGCAGGTCTGGAGCACAGGTCTTCAGAAGACTGTCCACTGGGTCACTTTCCATGTGGCAATATGAGCATCTGTCTGCCACAG GAGATAACAGTGGCTGGGCAGATCTCTTCGACCGGACTTTTAAAAGGGTTCATCCACAAGATCTTGCTACAGACTGCC AAGTGGAGCAGTACCCTGATCGCTGCCGGTGCATTAACACTGAGATCCACTGTGTGCATGTCAGCTTGAGATCCATTCCTCAGGTGTCATCGAATGTTACCTCCCT GTCATTGAAGAGCAACAAGATTCGTGTCTTACCTGATGAGGCTTTCATCAAATACATAAAACTACAGAGGCT GTTTCTCCAGGATAACTGCATTAGTACTGTTTCCATTCATGCTTTTAGTGGTCTATATAAGCTGCAAAAACT ATCTTTGAGCCAGAATTGCATCTCCTTGCTGTCTCCTGGAGTGTTCAGTGATCTTCATAAACTCAAGTGGTT GATTTTGGATGACAATCCCATAACAACCATTACAGCCAACACATTTACTGGCCTGAGTTCCCTCTTCTTCCT GTCAATGGTGAACACCTGTCTAGAGCAGCTTCCACCCGCCAGACTCTGCACTCATATGCCCTTTCTCAGCTGGCT GGATTTCGAGGGAAACTGTATTAAAACTTTGGGCTCGTCAACTTTACTCGGTTGTGAACATCTGACTGTGCT GTCACTGAGAGCCAACCTCATCAAGAGTCTGCCAGAGAACACCTTGTCTCTGCGTACGATGGAAGACCT gGATCTGTCCAGTAACTTGATAAAGGAACTTCCAGTCAGTATATTCAAAGATTTACCCTCACTGCAGATTCT GAATCTGTCCCAAAACCCACTGGACCACATCCACCCAGACCAGTTTAAGCAACTAATTCAGCTCCAGTCTCT GGGCCTGGAGGGAGTGGAGATCCCAAATATCCAGACAAGCATGTTCCGCCCCATGTATAACCTCTCCTACAT ATATTTCAAGAAGTTCCAGTACTGCTCTTATGCCCCACATGTCCGGAAGTGTAAACCGAACTCAGACGGACTCTCGTCTTTTGAAGATCTGCTTGCTAATGTGGTTCTCCGTGTGTCCGTGTGGGTCATGGCTTTTATCACCTGCTTTGGAAACCTCTTTGTCATCGGGATGCGGACAGTCCTGCGGGCTGAGAACAACCTGCATGCTCTCTGCATCAAGGTTTTGTGCT GTGCAGATTGCCTGATGGGGGTCTATCTTTTTTTTGTGGGGGTCTTTGATATGAAGTTCCGTGGCGAGTACAACAAGAATGCTAAGCTGTGGATGGACAGCCTGGAGTGTCGCGTCATCGGCTTCCTGGCTATGCTCTCCTCTGAGGTTTCCGTCATGATGCTCACTTATTTGACCATGGAGAAGTTCCTTGTCATCGTTTTTCCTTTCAGCCACCTGCGACCGAGCAAATGCCAAACGTTCACCATTTTAACTTCTATATGGCTGCTGGGTATCTCTATAGCTGCAGTGCCTCTGCTTAATGAGGAGATGTTTGGGAATTATTACGGACACAATGGAGTGTGTTTCCCTCTTCACTCTGAAGGTCTGGAAAAGCCCATCGCAAAGGGATATTCCACTGGAATTTTTCTTG GACTTAACCTGGTGGCCTTCCTCATCATTGTCGTGTCCTACTCCAGCATGTTTTACTCCATCTATAAGACTGGCATCAATGCCACTGAGCTGCGTGGACGGCTGCACAGGGATGTGGCAATGGCACACCGCTTTTTCTTCATCGTGTTCTCTGATGCCCTCTGCTGGATTCCCATTTTCCTGGTCAAAATCCTCTCCCTGCTGGAAGTTAAGATACCAG GAACAATAACGTCATGGGTAGTGATTTTTGTGCTCCCCATCAACAGTGCCCTGAATCCCATCCTGTACACTCTGACCACCAGTTTCTTCAGAGAGCAGGTGGAACTTTTATGGTGTCATTGGCATAGACGGCCAAGACTCAGACAGGACCGCAAGAGCCTCACCAACTCTGTTATCCACACTGACCCCTCGAGGTCTTCTTTCTACCATCACAGCTACAACCCACAGACATCTATCTTAGACATAGATGACAGGTATAGGTGA
- the rxfp2b gene encoding relaxin receptor 2b isoform X2, protein MRSVQFAAVFTSDLYLIWILFTTSITTIKGAGLEHRSSEDCPLGHFPCGNMSICLPQVLHCNGQNDCPNGADEDNCGDNSGWADLFDRTFKRVHPQDLATDCQVEQYPDRCRCINTEIHCVHVSLRSIPQVSSNVTSLSLKSNKIRVLPDEAFIKYIKLQRLFLQDNCISTVSIHAFSGLYKLQKLSLSQNCISLLSPGVFSDLHKLKWLILDDNPITTITANTFTGLSSLFFLSMVNTCLEQLPPARLCTHMPFLSWLDFEGNCIKTLGSSTLLGCEHLTVLSLRANLIKSLPENTLSLRTMEDLDLSSNLIKELPVSIFKDLPSLQILNLSQNPLDHIHPDQFKQLIQLQSLGLEGVEIPNIQTSMFRPMYNLSYIYFKKFQYCSYAPHVRKCKPNSDGLSSFEDLLANVVLRVSVWVMAFITCFGNLFVIGMRTVLRAENNLHALCIKVLCYCLMGVYLFFVGVFDMKFRGEYNKNAKLWMDSLECRVIGFLAMLSSEVSVMMLTYLTMEKFLVIVFPFSHLRPSKCQTFTILTSIWLLGISIAAVPLLNEEMFGNYYGHNGVCFPLHSEGLEKPIAKGYSTGIFLGLNLVAFLIIVVSYSSMFYSIYKTGINATELRGRLHRDVAMAHRFFFIVFSDALCWIPIFLVKILSLLEVKIPGTITSWVVIFVLPINSALNPILYTLTTSFFREQVELLWCHWHRRPRLRQDRKSLTNSVIHTDPSRSSFYHHSYNPQTSILDIDDRYR, encoded by the exons ATGAGATCGGTTCAGTTTGCTGCTGTTTTTACATCGGATTTATATTTGATATGGATTTTATTCACTACATCAATAACAACAATCAAAG GAGCAGGTCTGGAGCACAGGTCTTCAGAAGACTGTCCACTGGGTCACTTTCCATGTGGCAATATGAGCATCTGTCTGCCACAGGTACTGCACTGCAATGGCCAAAACGACTGTCCCAACGGAGCTGATGAGGACAACTGTG GAGATAACAGTGGCTGGGCAGATCTCTTCGACCGGACTTTTAAAAGGGTTCATCCACAAGATCTTGCTACAGACTGCC AAGTGGAGCAGTACCCTGATCGCTGCCGGTGCATTAACACTGAGATCCACTGTGTGCATGTCAGCTTGAGATCCATTCCTCAGGTGTCATCGAATGTTACCTCCCT GTCATTGAAGAGCAACAAGATTCGTGTCTTACCTGATGAGGCTTTCATCAAATACATAAAACTACAGAGGCT GTTTCTCCAGGATAACTGCATTAGTACTGTTTCCATTCATGCTTTTAGTGGTCTATATAAGCTGCAAAAACT ATCTTTGAGCCAGAATTGCATCTCCTTGCTGTCTCCTGGAGTGTTCAGTGATCTTCATAAACTCAAGTGGTT GATTTTGGATGACAATCCCATAACAACCATTACAGCCAACACATTTACTGGCCTGAGTTCCCTCTTCTTCCT GTCAATGGTGAACACCTGTCTAGAGCAGCTTCCACCCGCCAGACTCTGCACTCATATGCCCTTTCTCAGCTGGCT GGATTTCGAGGGAAACTGTATTAAAACTTTGGGCTCGTCAACTTTACTCGGTTGTGAACATCTGACTGTGCT GTCACTGAGAGCCAACCTCATCAAGAGTCTGCCAGAGAACACCTTGTCTCTGCGTACGATGGAAGACCT gGATCTGTCCAGTAACTTGATAAAGGAACTTCCAGTCAGTATATTCAAAGATTTACCCTCACTGCAGATTCT GAATCTGTCCCAAAACCCACTGGACCACATCCACCCAGACCAGTTTAAGCAACTAATTCAGCTCCAGTCTCT GGGCCTGGAGGGAGTGGAGATCCCAAATATCCAGACAAGCATGTTCCGCCCCATGTATAACCTCTCCTACAT ATATTTCAAGAAGTTCCAGTACTGCTCTTATGCCCCACATGTCCGGAAGTGTAAACCGAACTCAGACGGACTCTCGTCTTTTGAAGATCTGCTTGCTAATGTGGTTCTCCGTGTGTCCGTGTGGGTCATGGCTTTTATCACCTGCTTTGGAAACCTCTTTGTCATCGGGATGCGGACAGTCCTGCGGGCTGAGAACAACCTGCATGCTCTCTGCATCAAGGTTTTGTGCT ATTGCCTGATGGGGGTCTATCTTTTTTTTGTGGGGGTCTTTGATATGAAGTTCCGTGGCGAGTACAACAAGAATGCTAAGCTGTGGATGGACAGCCTGGAGTGTCGCGTCATCGGCTTCCTGGCTATGCTCTCCTCTGAGGTTTCCGTCATGATGCTCACTTATTTGACCATGGAGAAGTTCCTTGTCATCGTTTTTCCTTTCAGCCACCTGCGACCGAGCAAATGCCAAACGTTCACCATTTTAACTTCTATATGGCTGCTGGGTATCTCTATAGCTGCAGTGCCTCTGCTTAATGAGGAGATGTTTGGGAATTATTACGGACACAATGGAGTGTGTTTCCCTCTTCACTCTGAAGGTCTGGAAAAGCCCATCGCAAAGGGATATTCCACTGGAATTTTTCTTG GACTTAACCTGGTGGCCTTCCTCATCATTGTCGTGTCCTACTCCAGCATGTTTTACTCCATCTATAAGACTGGCATCAATGCCACTGAGCTGCGTGGACGGCTGCACAGGGATGTGGCAATGGCACACCGCTTTTTCTTCATCGTGTTCTCTGATGCCCTCTGCTGGATTCCCATTTTCCTGGTCAAAATCCTCTCCCTGCTGGAAGTTAAGATACCAG GAACAATAACGTCATGGGTAGTGATTTTTGTGCTCCCCATCAACAGTGCCCTGAATCCCATCCTGTACACTCTGACCACCAGTTTCTTCAGAGAGCAGGTGGAACTTTTATGGTGTCATTGGCATAGACGGCCAAGACTCAGACAGGACCGCAAGAGCCTCACCAACTCTGTTATCCACACTGACCCCTCGAGGTCTTCTTTCTACCATCACAGCTACAACCCACAGACATCTATCTTAGACATAGATGACAGGTATAGGTGA
- the rxfp2b gene encoding relaxin receptor 2b isoform X5: MRSVQFAAVFTSDLYLIWILFTTSITTIKGAGLEHRSSEDCPLGHFPCGNMSICLPQVLHCNGQNDCPNGADEDNCGDNSGWADLFDRTFKRVHPQDLATDCQVEQYPDRCRCINTEIHCVHVSLRSIPQVSSNVTSLSLKSNKIRVLPDEAFIKYIKLQRLFLQDNCISTVSIHAFSGLYKLQKLSLSQNCISLLSPGVFSDLHKLKWLILDDNPITTITANTFTGLSSLFFLSMVNTCLEQLPPARLCTHMPFLSWLDFEGNCIKTLGSSTLLGCEHLTVLSLRANLIKSLPENTLSLRTMEDLDLSSNLIKELPVSIFKDLPSLQILNLSQNPLDHIHPDQFKQLIQLQSLGLEGVEIPNIQTSMFRPMYNLSYIYFKKFQYCSYAPHVRKCKPNSDGLSSFEDLLANVVLRVSVWVMAFITCFGNLFVIGMRTVLRAENNLHALCIKVLCCADCLMGVYLFFVGVFDMKFRGEYNKNAKLWMDSLECRVIGFLAMLSSEVSVMMLTYLTMEKFLVIVFPFSHLRPSKCQTFTILTSIWLLGISIAAVPLLNEEMFGNYYGHNGVCFPLHSEGLEKPIAKGYSTGIFLGLNLVAFLIIVVSYSSMFYSIYKTGINATELRGRLHRDVAMAHRFFFIVFSDALCWIPIFLVKILSLLEVKIPVP; encoded by the exons ATGAGATCGGTTCAGTTTGCTGCTGTTTTTACATCGGATTTATATTTGATATGGATTTTATTCACTACATCAATAACAACAATCAAAG GAGCAGGTCTGGAGCACAGGTCTTCAGAAGACTGTCCACTGGGTCACTTTCCATGTGGCAATATGAGCATCTGTCTGCCACAGGTACTGCACTGCAATGGCCAAAACGACTGTCCCAACGGAGCTGATGAGGACAACTGTG GAGATAACAGTGGCTGGGCAGATCTCTTCGACCGGACTTTTAAAAGGGTTCATCCACAAGATCTTGCTACAGACTGCC AAGTGGAGCAGTACCCTGATCGCTGCCGGTGCATTAACACTGAGATCCACTGTGTGCATGTCAGCTTGAGATCCATTCCTCAGGTGTCATCGAATGTTACCTCCCT GTCATTGAAGAGCAACAAGATTCGTGTCTTACCTGATGAGGCTTTCATCAAATACATAAAACTACAGAGGCT GTTTCTCCAGGATAACTGCATTAGTACTGTTTCCATTCATGCTTTTAGTGGTCTATATAAGCTGCAAAAACT ATCTTTGAGCCAGAATTGCATCTCCTTGCTGTCTCCTGGAGTGTTCAGTGATCTTCATAAACTCAAGTGGTT GATTTTGGATGACAATCCCATAACAACCATTACAGCCAACACATTTACTGGCCTGAGTTCCCTCTTCTTCCT GTCAATGGTGAACACCTGTCTAGAGCAGCTTCCACCCGCCAGACTCTGCACTCATATGCCCTTTCTCAGCTGGCT GGATTTCGAGGGAAACTGTATTAAAACTTTGGGCTCGTCAACTTTACTCGGTTGTGAACATCTGACTGTGCT GTCACTGAGAGCCAACCTCATCAAGAGTCTGCCAGAGAACACCTTGTCTCTGCGTACGATGGAAGACCT gGATCTGTCCAGTAACTTGATAAAGGAACTTCCAGTCAGTATATTCAAAGATTTACCCTCACTGCAGATTCT GAATCTGTCCCAAAACCCACTGGACCACATCCACCCAGACCAGTTTAAGCAACTAATTCAGCTCCAGTCTCT GGGCCTGGAGGGAGTGGAGATCCCAAATATCCAGACAAGCATGTTCCGCCCCATGTATAACCTCTCCTACAT ATATTTCAAGAAGTTCCAGTACTGCTCTTATGCCCCACATGTCCGGAAGTGTAAACCGAACTCAGACGGACTCTCGTCTTTTGAAGATCTGCTTGCTAATGTGGTTCTCCGTGTGTCCGTGTGGGTCATGGCTTTTATCACCTGCTTTGGAAACCTCTTTGTCATCGGGATGCGGACAGTCCTGCGGGCTGAGAACAACCTGCATGCTCTCTGCATCAAGGTTTTGTGCT GTGCAGATTGCCTGATGGGGGTCTATCTTTTTTTTGTGGGGGTCTTTGATATGAAGTTCCGTGGCGAGTACAACAAGAATGCTAAGCTGTGGATGGACAGCCTGGAGTGTCGCGTCATCGGCTTCCTGGCTATGCTCTCCTCTGAGGTTTCCGTCATGATGCTCACTTATTTGACCATGGAGAAGTTCCTTGTCATCGTTTTTCCTTTCAGCCACCTGCGACCGAGCAAATGCCAAACGTTCACCATTTTAACTTCTATATGGCTGCTGGGTATCTCTATAGCTGCAGTGCCTCTGCTTAATGAGGAGATGTTTGGGAATTATTACGGACACAATGGAGTGTGTTTCCCTCTTCACTCTGAAGGTCTGGAAAAGCCCATCGCAAAGGGATATTCCACTGGAATTTTTCTTG GACTTAACCTGGTGGCCTTCCTCATCATTGTCGTGTCCTACTCCAGCATGTTTTACTCCATCTATAAGACTGGCATCAATGCCACTGAGCTGCGTGGACGGCTGCACAGGGATGTGGCAATGGCACACCGCTTTTTCTTCATCGTGTTCTCTGATGCCCTCTGCTGGATTCCCATTTTCCTGGTCAAAATCCTCTCCCTGCTGGAAGTTAAGATACCAG TGCCCTGA
- the rxfp2b gene encoding relaxin receptor 2b isoform X3, with protein MRSVQFAAVFTSDLYLIWILFTTSITTIKGAGLEHRSSEDCPLGHFPCGNMSICLPQVLHCNGQNDCPNGADEDNCEVEQYPDRCRCINTEIHCVHVSLRSIPQVSSNVTSLSLKSNKIRVLPDEAFIKYIKLQRLFLQDNCISTVSIHAFSGLYKLQKLSLSQNCISLLSPGVFSDLHKLKWLILDDNPITTITANTFTGLSSLFFLSMVNTCLEQLPPARLCTHMPFLSWLDFEGNCIKTLGSSTLLGCEHLTVLSLRANLIKSLPENTLSLRTMEDLDLSSNLIKELPVSIFKDLPSLQILNLSQNPLDHIHPDQFKQLIQLQSLGLEGVEIPNIQTSMFRPMYNLSYIYFKKFQYCSYAPHVRKCKPNSDGLSSFEDLLANVVLRVSVWVMAFITCFGNLFVIGMRTVLRAENNLHALCIKVLCCADCLMGVYLFFVGVFDMKFRGEYNKNAKLWMDSLECRVIGFLAMLSSEVSVMMLTYLTMEKFLVIVFPFSHLRPSKCQTFTILTSIWLLGISIAAVPLLNEEMFGNYYGHNGVCFPLHSEGLEKPIAKGYSTGIFLGLNLVAFLIIVVSYSSMFYSIYKTGINATELRGRLHRDVAMAHRFFFIVFSDALCWIPIFLVKILSLLEVKIPGTITSWVVIFVLPINSALNPILYTLTTSFFREQVELLWCHWHRRPRLRQDRKSLTNSVIHTDPSRSSFYHHSYNPQTSILDIDDRYR; from the exons ATGAGATCGGTTCAGTTTGCTGCTGTTTTTACATCGGATTTATATTTGATATGGATTTTATTCACTACATCAATAACAACAATCAAAG GAGCAGGTCTGGAGCACAGGTCTTCAGAAGACTGTCCACTGGGTCACTTTCCATGTGGCAATATGAGCATCTGTCTGCCACAGGTACTGCACTGCAATGGCCAAAACGACTGTCCCAACGGAGCTGATGAGGACAACTGTG AAGTGGAGCAGTACCCTGATCGCTGCCGGTGCATTAACACTGAGATCCACTGTGTGCATGTCAGCTTGAGATCCATTCCTCAGGTGTCATCGAATGTTACCTCCCT GTCATTGAAGAGCAACAAGATTCGTGTCTTACCTGATGAGGCTTTCATCAAATACATAAAACTACAGAGGCT GTTTCTCCAGGATAACTGCATTAGTACTGTTTCCATTCATGCTTTTAGTGGTCTATATAAGCTGCAAAAACT ATCTTTGAGCCAGAATTGCATCTCCTTGCTGTCTCCTGGAGTGTTCAGTGATCTTCATAAACTCAAGTGGTT GATTTTGGATGACAATCCCATAACAACCATTACAGCCAACACATTTACTGGCCTGAGTTCCCTCTTCTTCCT GTCAATGGTGAACACCTGTCTAGAGCAGCTTCCACCCGCCAGACTCTGCACTCATATGCCCTTTCTCAGCTGGCT GGATTTCGAGGGAAACTGTATTAAAACTTTGGGCTCGTCAACTTTACTCGGTTGTGAACATCTGACTGTGCT GTCACTGAGAGCCAACCTCATCAAGAGTCTGCCAGAGAACACCTTGTCTCTGCGTACGATGGAAGACCT gGATCTGTCCAGTAACTTGATAAAGGAACTTCCAGTCAGTATATTCAAAGATTTACCCTCACTGCAGATTCT GAATCTGTCCCAAAACCCACTGGACCACATCCACCCAGACCAGTTTAAGCAACTAATTCAGCTCCAGTCTCT GGGCCTGGAGGGAGTGGAGATCCCAAATATCCAGACAAGCATGTTCCGCCCCATGTATAACCTCTCCTACAT ATATTTCAAGAAGTTCCAGTACTGCTCTTATGCCCCACATGTCCGGAAGTGTAAACCGAACTCAGACGGACTCTCGTCTTTTGAAGATCTGCTTGCTAATGTGGTTCTCCGTGTGTCCGTGTGGGTCATGGCTTTTATCACCTGCTTTGGAAACCTCTTTGTCATCGGGATGCGGACAGTCCTGCGGGCTGAGAACAACCTGCATGCTCTCTGCATCAAGGTTTTGTGCT GTGCAGATTGCCTGATGGGGGTCTATCTTTTTTTTGTGGGGGTCTTTGATATGAAGTTCCGTGGCGAGTACAACAAGAATGCTAAGCTGTGGATGGACAGCCTGGAGTGTCGCGTCATCGGCTTCCTGGCTATGCTCTCCTCTGAGGTTTCCGTCATGATGCTCACTTATTTGACCATGGAGAAGTTCCTTGTCATCGTTTTTCCTTTCAGCCACCTGCGACCGAGCAAATGCCAAACGTTCACCATTTTAACTTCTATATGGCTGCTGGGTATCTCTATAGCTGCAGTGCCTCTGCTTAATGAGGAGATGTTTGGGAATTATTACGGACACAATGGAGTGTGTTTCCCTCTTCACTCTGAAGGTCTGGAAAAGCCCATCGCAAAGGGATATTCCACTGGAATTTTTCTTG GACTTAACCTGGTGGCCTTCCTCATCATTGTCGTGTCCTACTCCAGCATGTTTTACTCCATCTATAAGACTGGCATCAATGCCACTGAGCTGCGTGGACGGCTGCACAGGGATGTGGCAATGGCACACCGCTTTTTCTTCATCGTGTTCTCTGATGCCCTCTGCTGGATTCCCATTTTCCTGGTCAAAATCCTCTCCCTGCTGGAAGTTAAGATACCAG GAACAATAACGTCATGGGTAGTGATTTTTGTGCTCCCCATCAACAGTGCCCTGAATCCCATCCTGTACACTCTGACCACCAGTTTCTTCAGAGAGCAGGTGGAACTTTTATGGTGTCATTGGCATAGACGGCCAAGACTCAGACAGGACCGCAAGAGCCTCACCAACTCTGTTATCCACACTGACCCCTCGAGGTCTTCTTTCTACCATCACAGCTACAACCCACAGACATCTATCTTAGACATAGATGACAGGTATAGGTGA